GCGCGCGCACCCTGGTGCTGTCGGACCGCGACTCCGACCACCGCATGGCGCCGATCCCGTCGCTGCTGCTGGTCTCCGCCGTGCACCACCACCTGGTGCGCACCAAGGAGCGCCTGCGCGTCGCGCTGGTCGTGGAGACCGGTGACGCCCGCGAGGTGCACCACATCGCGGCGCTGCTGAGCTACGGCGCGGCGGCGGTCAACCCGTACCTGGCCTTCGAGACCATCGAGGACCTCATCTCCACGGGCGCGGTCACCGGCATCGAGCCGCGCAAGGCGATCCGCAACTACGTGCAGGCCCTGGTCAAGGGCACGCTGAAGATCATGTCCAAGATGGGCATCTCGACGGTCGGCGCGTACACCGCGGCGCAGGTCTTCGAGGCGGTCGGCCTGTCCGGCGAGCTGCTGGACGAGTACTTCACCGGCACGGTGTCCAAGCTCGGCGGCGCCGGGCTGGACGTGCTGGCCGAGGAGGTCGCGCTGCGCCACCGCCGCGCGTACCCGGAGAACCCGACCGACCGGGTGCACCGCCGGCTCGAGGTGGGCGGCGAGTACGCCTACCGCCGCGAGGGCGAGCTGCACCTGTTCACGCCGGAGACGGTGTTCCTGCTCCAGCACGCCACCAAGACCGGCAAGCAGGACGTCTACCGCCGCTACACCGAGGAGGTCGAGCGGCTGTCCCGCCAGGGCGGCACGCTGCGCGGCCTGTTCGAGCTGCGCACCGAGGGCCGCACGCCGGTGCCGATCGACGAGGTCGAGCCGGTGTCCTCGATCGTCAAGCGGTTCAACACCGGCGCGATGTCCTACGGCTCGATCTCGGCCGAGGCGCACGAGACGCTGGCCATCGCCATGAACCGGCTGGGCGGCCGGTCCAACAGCGGCGAGGGCGGCGAGGACCCCGAGCGCCTCTACGACCCCGAGCGGCGCAGCGCGGTCAAGCAGGTCGCGTCCGGCCGGTTCGGCGTGACCAGCGAGTACCTGGTCAACGCCACCGACATCCAGATCAAGATGGCGCAGGGCGCGAAGCCCGGCGAGGGCGGCCAGCTGCCCGGCTACAAGGTGTACCCGTGGATCGCGCGGACCCGGCACTCCACGCCGGGCGTGGGCCTGATCTCCCCGCCGCCGCACCACGACATCTACTCCATCGAGGACCTGGCCCAGCTGATCCACGACCTGAAGAACGCCAACGAGCGGGCCCGGGTCCACGTGAAGCTGGTCAGCGAGGTCGGCGTGGGCACGGTCGCGGCGGGCGTGGCCAAGGCGCACGCGGACGTCGTGCTGATCTCCGGCCACGACGGCGGCACCGGCGCGTCCCCGCTCAACTCGCTCAAGCACGCGGGCACGCCGTGGGAGATCGGCCTGGCCGAGACCCAGCAGACGCTGCTGCTCAACGGCCTGCGCGACCGCATCACCGTCCAGGTCGACGGCGCGCTGCGCACCGGCCGGGACGTCGTGGTCGCCGCCCTGCTCGGGGCCGAGGAGTTCGGCTTCGCCACCGCGCCGCTGATCGTCGCGGGCTGCGTGATGATGCGGGTCTGCCACCTGGACACCTGCCCGGTGGGCGTGGCCACGCAGAACCCGGAGCTGCGCAAGCGGTACACCGGCCAGGCCGAGCACGTGGTGAACTTCTTCGAGTTCGTCGCGCAGGAGGTCCGGGAACACCTGGCGGCACTCGGCTTCCGCACCATCGACGAGGCCGTGGGCCACGCCGAGCTGCTGCGCACCGACGACGCCGTCGAGCACTGGAAGGCGGCGGGCCTGGACCTGTCGCCGGTGTTCGAGGTGCCCGACACCCCGTACCGCACGGCCAAGCGCCGGGTCCGCGCCCAGGACCACGGCCTGGACCAGGCGCTGGACCGCACGCTCATCCAGCTCGCCGAGGCGGCGCTGGAGGACGCGCACCCGGTGCGCCTGGAACTGCCGCTGCGCAACGTCAACCGCACCGTCGGCACGCTGCTGGGCGCGGAGGTCACCCGCCGGTTCGGCGGTGACGGCCTGCCCGACGACACCATCCACGTGACCTTCACCGGGTCCGCGGGCCAGTCGCTGGGCGCGTTCCTGCCGCGCGGCATCACGCTGGAGATGGTCGGCGACGCCAACGACTACGTCGGCAAGGGCCTGTCCGGCGGCCGGATCGTGGTGCGCCCGCACCCGGACGCGCCGTTCGCCGCCGAGCAGCAGGTCATCGCGGGCAACGTCATCGGCTACGGCGCCACCGGCGGCGAGATCTTCCTGCGCGGGCGCGTCGGCGAGCGGTTCTGCGTGCGCAACTCCGGTGCGCTCGCGGTGGCCGAGGGTGTGGGCGACCACGCCTTCGAGTACATGACCGGCGGCCGGGCCGTGGTGCTCGGCCCCACGGGCCGCAACCTCGCGGCCGGCATGTCCGGCGGCATCGCCTATGTGCTGGACCTCGACCCCGCCAACGTCAACCAGGCGATGGTCGAGCTCCAGCGGCCCGGCACCGAGGACCTGCGCTGGCTGCGCGAGGTCGTCGAGAAGCACCACCAGCTGACCGGGTCGGCCGTGGCCGCGTCGCTGCTGGGCGACTGGCCCCGCCGGTCCGCTTCGTTCACCAAGGTCATGCCCGGCGACTACCAGCGCGTGCTCGAAGCGATGCGGCTCGCTCGCGCGGAGGGCAGGGACGTCGACCAGGCGATCATGGAGGCCTCCCGTGGCTGACCCGTACGGTTTCCTCAAGCACCCCCGCAAGGACGCCCCGAAGCGGCCCGCCGCCGAGCGGCTGGACGACTGGCACGAGGTGTACGCGCACGTCGAGCCGGAGGTCCGCGACCGCGAGGTGCGCACCCAGGCCACCCGGTGCATGGACTGCGGCATCCCGTTCTGCCACTCGGGCTCCGCGGGCTGCCCGCTGGGCAACCTGATCCCCGAGTGGAACGACCTGGTCCGCCGCGGCGACTGGGAGCTGGCCTCAGACCGGCTGCACGCCACCAACAACTTCCCGGAGTTCACCGGGCGGCTGTGCCCGGCGCCGTGCGAGGCGGCGTGCGTGCTGGCGATCAGCCACGACGCCGGCGGCGCGGTGACGATCAAGCGGGTCGAGGAGACCATCGCGGACGTCTCGTGGGAGCAGGGGCTCGTGCAGCCCTACCAGTCCCACGTGTCGACAGGGAAGCGCGTGGCGGTCGTCGGCTCCGGCCCCGCCGGGCTGGCGGCGGCCCAGCAGCTCACCCGCGCCGGTCACGAGGTCACCGTCTACGAGCGGGACGACCGGCTCGGCGGGCTGCTGCGCTACGGCATCCCCGAGTTCAAGATGGAGAAGAAGGTCCTGGACCGGCGGCTGGCCCAGCTGCGCCGGGAGGGCACCAAGTTCGTCACCGGCTGCGAGGTCGGCGTGGACCTGACCGTCGAGCAGCTGCGCGAGCAGTTCGACGCCGTGGTCCTGGCGGTCGGCGCGCTGCGCGGCCGGGACGACACCACGACCCCCGGTCGGGACTTGAAGGGCATCCACCTGGCGATGGAGCACCTCGTGCCCGCCAACCGCGCGTGCGAGGGCGACGGCGCCCCCGCCATCGACGCGGCCGGCAAGCACGTCGTGATCATCGGCGGCGGCGACACGGGTGCCGACTGCTACGGCACCGCCTCCCGCCAGGGCGCGGCGTCGGTGCTCCAGCTCGACCAGTACCCGCAGCCGCCGTCGCAGCGCGACGACAAGCGGTCGCCGTGGCCGGTGTGGCCGTGGATCCTGCGCACCTACCCCGCGCACGAGGAGGCGGGGGAGCGCAAGTTCGCGGTCGCGGTGGAGAAGTTCATCGGCGACGAAGACGGGCACGTCCGCCAGATCCAGCTGCGCAAGGTGCGGGTGGAGAAGGACGCCTCCGGGCGGCGGCAGGTCGTGCCGACGTCGGAGGAGGTCGAGGTGCTGCCCGCGGACCTGGTCCTGCTGGCGATCGGGTTCGAAGGCGTCGAGCACATGCCCCTGCTGGACGACCTGGGCATCCCGCTGACCACGCGCGGCACCATCTCGTGCGGGTCGGACTGGCAGACCCAGGCGCCGGGCGTCTTCGTGTGCGGCGACGCCCACCGCGGCGCGTCCCTGGTGGTGTGGGCGATCGCCGAGGGCCGTTCGGTGGCCAACGCGGTCGACAAGTTCCTCACCGGCTCGTCGGACCTGCCTTCGCCGGTCATCCCCAACCAGCTGCCGCTCGCGGTCGTGTAGCACTTCGGGGTTTGTCAGGGAGCGGTCCACACCGGACCGCTCCCTTTTTCGTGCGTAACGGAAGCACCACTTCTCCCGACGCTATCCCCATAAAGCCAGGGAGGTGTGGGCGATGACGTCCGACGCGCTGCTGTCCCGCCTGGCCGCCACGCGCGCCCGCTACGAAGGCCGTGCCGCGCAACGCAAGCACGTGCGTGCGACGGTCGAGCGCCGCGGCGTCCTGCACACCGACACCCCGCACCGCGTCACGCACCGGCTCAACCGGCTGGGCATCGACTGGCAGCTGGCCGCGGCCGTCGAGGGCGGTGCGTCGGCGCTGCGGTCGGGTCCGCGGGAACTGGACCTGGACCGGCTGCTGGGCCGCAACGGCGTGGTGGACACCGGTTTCCTGGACTGCGGCCTGGCCGCGGCGCGGGCCGTCGGGCGGGTGCGGGTGGCCGGGCGGTGCGCGACCGGGGTGCTCGTCTCGCCGGTCCTGCTGCTGACCACCAACACCGCGTTGCCGAGCGTGACCGACGCGGCACGGGCGGAGGTCGAGTTCGACGACGTGGCGACCGGGTTGTGCCCGGAGCGGTTCTTCGTGACGGACCTGGTGCTGGACTTCACCGTGGTGGCCGTGCGGGAGGGGACGTTGCCGCCGCACCTGCGCCTGGTGGAGCACGAGGGCAAGGCGATCCTGGGGGAGCGGCTGACGTCGGTGCGGTTCCCGGCGGACGGGCCGAAGCAGTTCGGGTTGCGCGAACACGTGCTCGTGGACGTGCTGGACAACTACGTGCACTACGAGCCCGGGTCGGAGGTGTCCGGCGGTCCGATCTTCAACGACCAGTGGGAGGTCGTCGCGCTGCACCACTCGGGCGTGGCGTCCGGCAGCGCGTGGACCGCGGGGGAGGGCGTGCGGATCAGCCGGGTGCTCCGGTCCCTGCGGGAACGCCCGCTCACCGGCGAGGCGGCACACCTGCGTGCCCAGGTCTTCGACACGGCCGGTCCGGTGGTGCCCGAGGCCGACTCGGAGCTCCGCGCGGCCCTGGTCAACCTCGACATCGGCCGCACCCGCGTCTACTACGACCCGGTCGCGGACCGGAACGCCCGCGACCGCTACTACGCGGGAGTCCGCCCGACCCGCGAGGCCCTGCACCAGCTGCTGACCACCACCCACGTCCGCCGCCCGGCGTACCGCCCGTGCCGGATGCTGTACCCGTGGGTGGACCTGCACCCGGACCTGAAGCTGCGGAGCCTGCACTCGGGCGCGGCCCTGGACCCGGCCGAGCTGATCCGGGCGGACGTCGAGTCGGAGGCGGCCCGGTCGAGGCGCTTCCGCGACCTGGCGGCGGCGGGCTTACCCGACCCGGGGACGCTGCTGGCGGAGTTCGACGTCCTGGAGCAGGCGTTGCCGTTCAACTGCGAGCACGCCGTGCCCCAGACGTCGTTCGACCGGCGGGAACCCATGCGGGGCGACCTGCACCACCAGTTCACCCGCGAGGTCGGCGACACCCCGGACGACCCGTGGGACCGCTCCGGCCCGGTGGCGAGGGCGGTCCTGTACTTCCTGGTGCGCTACCCCGGGGTGGTGGACGACGCCCTGGTGCCGGACTTGATCATGTGCCACGAACGCGACCCGGTGACCGACCACGAGCAGCACCGGAACGCGGCGATCGCCGAGATCCAGGGCAACCGCAACCCGTTCATCGACCATCCCGGCTGGGCCCTGGACATCTGACCCACCTCACCGCCGCACCCGCCCGCCGCCGCACCTGCCACACCGCCGGCCACGCGCCCCACCACCGCGCCTGCCGCGCCCGCCCGACCCGCTCGCCGCGCCGCGCCCGCCTGCCACTCGCGCCTGCCTGCCACTCGCGCCTGCCGCCGCCCGCCGCTGCCCGCCGCCCCGGCTCACGTGCCGCGCCCGCTGCCCGTGCGCCACTCGCCGCGCCGCCCGCTCGCGGAGCCGCGCCCGTGCCCTCGCCGTGGCTGCCCCGCCGATCCCCTTGGGCCTAGGGTGGCCGGTGGTCGTCGTCGGGGGCGTGGGGTGGCCGAGGTGGGGGCTCGGGGTCGGGCCTGCCGTTGTGCCGCGCTCCTTGTTTACGGGACGCTCGAGCCCGGCTTTGGTCGCAGATCCTGCATGTCACACGATCGGGTGGTCCGCTGCGCAACCCCCGGCCGGCTAGTCCACCGGCCGCACGGACCGGATGTGCCCGACCAGGAACTCCCGCTGCTCCCCGTGCGGACCGTTCGCCGTCAGGTTGCCGGCCGCGTGGTCCACGGGCGTGATGACGTGCCGGATGGTGGTGCGCGGCCCGTCGGCCACCGCGATCTCCACCGACGTCCTCGTCACCAGCGCCTCCGCCAGCAGCACGACCTCCGAGTCCGGCAGCACCAGCGACTGGTCGCGCAGCAACCGCGCGGTGGTCAACCGCTTCGACTCCACCCTCGGCGGCATGAGCCGGGGCCGGGGCCGCTCGCGCTCCAGCAGGGCCACCGCGAGTTTGCCCAGCTCCTGGTCGGTCAGCGACGCCCGCCACCGCCGCCACGCCGGGACCTTCCGCGGCGGCGGCTCGACGCGGCGGCGCGGGGTGCGGTCGACGACGCCCTCGGCGGTCGGGGCGTAGCCGGCGGCGCGGAGCAGGGCCAGGGTCTCGTCCGCCGGTTTCGCCGACGCCAGCACGGTCGGGCCCAACAACTGCAACGACAGCGGGGTCAACGAGCGGTGCCCGGCGATCTCGGTCAACAGCTCCGGGTCGTCGGCCCGCACGCAGCTCGCCACCGCCGTCACGCTGATCCGCCCGTGCCGCCGCGCCACCTCCCGCACCAACCGCTCGACCGGCTGCGGCACGCCGTGCTCCGCGATCGACGCCAACCGGGCCAGCAGGCGGTCGGGGGTGTGGCCCGCGTCCAAGGCCCGCCGCACGCTCGAACCGGTGAACCGCCACCCACCCTCGGCGGCCTCGGCGGCCAGGTCCAGCACCGAGGACACCTCGTCGTCGGGCAACCCGCCGACCACCGCGGTCAGGTCCGGGCGCAGCAACGCCGTGGTCACGGCGGGGGGCACGAACCGGTCCGCCACCTCCGACTCCCGCCCGGCCAGCACCGCCCGACCCAACGCGGTCACAGCCCCCAAGGCCACCAGACCGATGGCCTCGGCCTCGACCAGAGCGGCCTCCGTCACCACGGCGCTGTGGAACGCGGGCCGGGTCCACGCCAGCTCGGCCACCACCTCGTGCCGGTGCTCGAACGCCTCGTCCTCGCCCAGCCGCGCGTACTGCTCCAGCACCCCGCGCCGCGTGACGTCACCGCACGACAACGGGTCCGCCAGCGCCGGCCGGGACTTCCCCGGCTGCCACACCATCCGCGGCCACGCCTTCGCCAGCACCGCCAGGCGGTCCGAGGGCGGTGCGCCGCGCCACGCGTCGGACCGGGTCGTCGGCACCACCCGCCGGTCGCAGTCCGCCGCCGCCAGCAACCTCGCCTCGACGGCCAGCTCCAGCCACAGCCGGGTCCGCGCCTCGTCGGCCCGCAACAACGCCGAGATCCGCCGCAGCTCCCGCACCCCGACCCCGCCGCGCGCGCTGACCACCTCGCCGTCGCACAGGTCCACCAGCCGGGTCACCCCGTCCACAGTGGACGTGGCGAACGCGGTCGCGGCCCGGTCGGCGAACACCCGGTTCTGCACCACCCGCCGGGGCGTGCGCGGCGCGGGCGTGATGCGGCGGGGCGGTTCCAGGGCGGTCGGGCGCAGGTTCGGGGCCACGCACAGCAGGTCACCCACCGGCCACACCAGCGCCCGCGCCCGCAACTCCGCCAGGGCCCGCTTCAACTCCGCCCGCCCGGCCTTCCCGTTGCACCGCAGGCTCTCCGCGAGGACATCCACGCCAACCTCGCCCGCACCCGCGCCGACCGAACCCGCAGCGGTGCTCAACGCGAGCACGGCGTCCAGGACGTCCCGGCACCCCCGGTCCAGGCCCTCCACCGCCAGGCGCAGCGACGACGCCGTCGACAGCTCGTCGGCCAGTGCGCGCAGCGACCGCGGCCGGGTGTCCGCCGCGTCCCGGCGCAGCGCGAGGACGTCCTTCAGACCCGGTGCGTCGAGTTCGCGCAGCCAACCGGCCAACGCCGATTTCCTACCCACTCAGCCGATTATGCACATAACGTCATCGGTCCGTGATTGTCCGCGATAGGGCGTTCGAATGGTGCCACGAATGGACGAACGTAAGCTGTGCGCCGTGGAATTCACCGGCTTCGGAGAGCACGCCATCGACTTCTTCGACGGCTTGGTCGTCGACAACTCGAAGGCGTTCTGGGAGGACAACAAGCACGTCTACCAGTCCGACGTGCGCGCGCCCATGGAGGCGCTGCTGGCGGAGCTGGAACCCGAGTTCGGCAAGGGCAAGGTCTTCCGGCCCTACCGGGACGTGCGGTTCAGCAAGGACAAGACCCCCTACAAGGACCACTGCGGCGGTGTGGTCGAACTCGGGCGCGGCGGCGGCGCGCACTACGTCCAGGTCGGCACGGCGGGCCTGTTCGTCGCGGGCGGGTCGTTCGCGATGGCGTCCGACCAGATCGCCCGCTACCGCGAGTCGGTCACCGACGACCTGCGCGGGCAGGCCCTGGAGAAGATCCTGAGGAAGCTCGCCAAGCAGGGCTGGGAGCTGCGCGGCGACAAGCTCAAGCGCGCGCCCAAGGGCGTCGACCCCGAGCACCCGCGCGTGGAGCTGGCCAAGCACAAGCGGCTCTACGTGGCCAAGGTGTGGCCGCCCGACGACACCCTGCACGAGCCGGAGTGCCTGGACCGCGTCCGCACGGCGTGGCGCGAGGTGAACCCGCTGGTCGACTGGTGCGCCGACCACATCGGGGTCACCGAGGTCGGGTTCCGCTGAACGCCCTGCGCGCCACCAGCCACCCCAGCCCGATGCCCAGGACGTCCACCAGGCCGTCCACGACGTCCCCGCCCCGCCCGAGCGCCGTGATCACCGCCTGCAACACCTCCGACACCGCCGCGTAGGCCACCAGCCCGCCCAGCAGCGGCCACACCGGCAGCCGCGCCCACAGCCCCGTGGCCGCCAGCAGGGCGAACAGGAGGGTGTGCACGACCTTGTCCGTGCCCGGCGGGGAGTCCGGCACACCTGACTGCGGGGTGAACAGGACGATGACGCTGAGCAACACCGCGGTCACGAACGGGAGGATTCTGCGGCCCACACCCCAGATTCTGCCTGTTTCGGCGAGATTACCCCCCGGTACATCCTGATCGGTCCAGTGAAGGGGACTACGCTCTCCAGACGTGAGTCGACGCGCGAAGATCGTCTGTACGCTGGGCCCTGCCACCGCGACCGAGGACAAGGTCAACGAGCTGGTAGCGGCCGGTATGGACGTGGCCAGGATGAACTTCAGCCACGGCAGCCATGCCGACCACAAGCAGGTCTACGACCTGGTCCGCGCCGCATCGGACCGCACCGGGCGCGCGGTGGGCATCCTCGCCGACCTCCAGGGCCCGAAGATCCGGCTCGGCCGGTTCGCGCACGGCCCCGTCGAGTGGCGCACGGGTGACGTCGTCCGGGTGACCGTCGAGGACGTCGAGGGCACGCACGACCGCGTCTCCACCACCTACAAGCAGCTCGCGCACGACGCCAAGGTCGGCGACCGGCTGCTGGTGGACGACGGCAAGGTCGGCCTGGTCGTGACCGACGTCGAGGGCCCGGACGTGGTCTGCGAGGTCACCGAGGGCGGCCCGGTCAGCAACAACAAGGGCCTCTCGCTGCCCGGCATGGACGTGTCCGTGCCCGCGCTGTCGGAGAAGGACATCGAGGACCTGGAGTTCGCGCTCAACCTGGGCGTCGACTTCATCGCCCTGTCCTTCGTCCGCTCGCCGGCCGACATCGACCTCGTGCACCAGGTGATGGACCGCGTCGGCCACGGCCGCCGCCCGGTCATCGCCAAGATCGAGAAGCCCGAGGCCGTCGACAACCTCGAGGCCATCGTGCTGGCGTTCGACGGCGTGATGGTCGCCCGCGGCGACCTGGGCGTCGAGCTGCCGCTGGAGCACGTGCCGCTGGTGCAGAAGCGCGCGATCCAGATCGCCCGCGAGAACGCCAAGCCGGTCATCGTGGCGACCCAGATGCTCGACTCGATGATCACCAACTCGCGCCCGACCCGCGCCGAGACCTCGGACGTGGCCAACGCCGTGCTCGACGGCGCGGACGCGCTGATGCTGTCCGGCGAGACGTCGGTGGGCCGGTACGCGATCGAGACCGTGCGCACGATGGGCCGGATCATCGAGGCCGTCGAGACCGAGTCCGTGCAGGTCCCGCCGCTGACCCACGTCCCGCGCACCAAGCGCGGCGTCATCTCCTACGCGGCCCGCGACATCGGCGAGCGGCTCAACGCCAAGGCCCTGGTCGCGTTCACGCAGTCGGGTGACACGGTCCGCCGCCTGGCCCGCCTGCACACCCACCTGCCGCTGCTGGCGTTCACGCCCGAGCAGAGCGTGCGCAGTCAGCTTGCTCTCACGTGGGGCACCGAGACGTTCCTGGTGCCTAAGGTGGACTCGACGGACGAGATGGTCCGCCAGGTGGACCAGTCGATGCTGAACATCGGCCGGTACCAGCCCGGTGACCTGGTCGTCGTCGTGGCAGGCTCCCCGCCTGGCACCATCGGCTCGACCAACCTCATCCGGGTGCACCGCCTGGGGGAGGAAGACCACGCTTAGGGGATGACGTGACCGAGGCTGCCCGTGCCGCCGCTGCCGCCGGCTACGCGGACCTACCGCTGGACACCGACGGCGTACCGCACGGGCAGCCCGTGCTCGACCGACTCGTGGCGCTGCTGGACCTGGAGCGCATCGAGGAGAACATCTTCCGCGGGGTGTCGCCCGCCGAGTCGCCCGTGCGGGTGTTCGGCGGTCAGGTGGCCGGGCAGGCCCTGGTAGCCGCCGGCCGGACCGTCCCGCCGGAGCGCCGGGTTCACTCGCTGCACTCGTACTTCATCCGAGGCGGTGACCCGACCGTCCCGATCGTGTACGAAGTCGACCGCATCCGTGACGGTCGGTCGTTCACGACCCGGCGGGTGGTCGCGGTGCAGCACGGCAAGGCGATCTTCGCCCTGTCCGCGTCCTTCCAGCTCGACGAAGACGGCATGGACC
This DNA window, taken from Saccharothrix variisporea, encodes the following:
- the gltB gene encoding glutamate synthase large subunit, with translation MIFSAIPSPQGLYDPAAERDACGVAMVADIQGRRSHGIVVDALTALANLEHRGAAGAEPTSGDGAGILLQQPDAFLREVVDFPLPEAGHYAAGIAFLPADDEQRAKAQALAERIAQEEGLTVLGWRDVPVDPDLADVGPTARSVMPHFAMLFVAAETGVEGLALDRLTFALRKRVEHETRAAEVGTYFPSLSARTIVYKGMLTTGQLPAFFPDLRDDRLATAIALVHSRFSTNTFPSWPLAHPFRYVAHNGEINTVRGNRNRMRAREALLASDLIPGDLARLFPICDPDGSDSASFDEVLELLHLGGRSLPHAVLMMIPEAWENHASMDPKRRAFYEFHASLMEPWDGPACVTFTDGSLVGAVLDRNGLRPARWWQTADGRVVLASETGVLDVPADQVVAKGRLQPGKMFLVDTVEGRLVDDDEVKSRLAAELPYDEWLHAGLLDLADLADREHVVQSHESVVRRQLTFGYTEEELRILLAPMAVGGAEPLGSMGTDTPVAALSQRSRLLYDYFVQNFAQVTNPPLDAIREEIVTSVSRVMGPEQNLLEPGPVSCRHIKLAYPVIDNDELAKLIHINDDGDLPGFACTVLNGLYEVDGGGPALEAAIERVRREASEAIAAGARTLVLSDRDSDHRMAPIPSLLLVSAVHHHLVRTKERLRVALVVETGDAREVHHIAALLSYGAAAVNPYLAFETIEDLISTGAVTGIEPRKAIRNYVQALVKGTLKIMSKMGISTVGAYTAAQVFEAVGLSGELLDEYFTGTVSKLGGAGLDVLAEEVALRHRRAYPENPTDRVHRRLEVGGEYAYRREGELHLFTPETVFLLQHATKTGKQDVYRRYTEEVERLSRQGGTLRGLFELRTEGRTPVPIDEVEPVSSIVKRFNTGAMSYGSISAEAHETLAIAMNRLGGRSNSGEGGEDPERLYDPERRSAVKQVASGRFGVTSEYLVNATDIQIKMAQGAKPGEGGQLPGYKVYPWIARTRHSTPGVGLISPPPHHDIYSIEDLAQLIHDLKNANERARVHVKLVSEVGVGTVAAGVAKAHADVVLISGHDGGTGASPLNSLKHAGTPWEIGLAETQQTLLLNGLRDRITVQVDGALRTGRDVVVAALLGAEEFGFATAPLIVAGCVMMRVCHLDTCPVGVATQNPELRKRYTGQAEHVVNFFEFVAQEVREHLAALGFRTIDEAVGHAELLRTDDAVEHWKAAGLDLSPVFEVPDTPYRTAKRRVRAQDHGLDQALDRTLIQLAEAALEDAHPVRLELPLRNVNRTVGTLLGAEVTRRFGGDGLPDDTIHVTFTGSAGQSLGAFLPRGITLEMVGDANDYVGKGLSGGRIVVRPHPDAPFAAEQQVIAGNVIGYGATGGEIFLRGRVGERFCVRNSGALAVAEGVGDHAFEYMTGGRAVVLGPTGRNLAAGMSGGIAYVLDLDPANVNQAMVELQRPGTEDLRWLREVVEKHHQLTGSAVAASLLGDWPRRSASFTKVMPGDYQRVLEAMRLARAEGRDVDQAIMEASRG
- a CDS encoding glutamate synthase subunit beta, encoding MADPYGFLKHPRKDAPKRPAAERLDDWHEVYAHVEPEVRDREVRTQATRCMDCGIPFCHSGSAGCPLGNLIPEWNDLVRRGDWELASDRLHATNNFPEFTGRLCPAPCEAACVLAISHDAGGAVTIKRVEETIADVSWEQGLVQPYQSHVSTGKRVAVVGSGPAGLAAAQQLTRAGHEVTVYERDDRLGGLLRYGIPEFKMEKKVLDRRLAQLRREGTKFVTGCEVGVDLTVEQLREQFDAVVLAVGALRGRDDTTTPGRDLKGIHLAMEHLVPANRACEGDGAPAIDAAGKHVVIIGGGDTGADCYGTASRQGAASVLQLDQYPQPPSQRDDKRSPWPVWPWILRTYPAHEEAGERKFAVAVEKFIGDEDGHVRQIQLRKVRVEKDASGRRQVVPTSEEVEVLPADLVLLAIGFEGVEHMPLLDDLGIPLTTRGTISCGSDWQTQAPGVFVCGDAHRGASLVVWAIAEGRSVANAVDKFLTGSSDLPSPVIPNQLPLAVV
- a CDS encoding endonuclease → MTSDALLSRLAATRARYEGRAAQRKHVRATVERRGVLHTDTPHRVTHRLNRLGIDWQLAAAVEGGASALRSGPRELDLDRLLGRNGVVDTGFLDCGLAAARAVGRVRVAGRCATGVLVSPVLLLTTNTALPSVTDAARAEVEFDDVATGLCPERFFVTDLVLDFTVVAVREGTLPPHLRLVEHEGKAILGERLTSVRFPADGPKQFGLREHVLVDVLDNYVHYEPGSEVSGGPIFNDQWEVVALHHSGVASGSAWTAGEGVRISRVLRSLRERPLTGEAAHLRAQVFDTAGPVVPEADSELRAALVNLDIGRTRVYYDPVADRNARDRYYAGVRPTREALHQLLTTTHVRRPAYRPCRMLYPWVDLHPDLKLRSLHSGAALDPAELIRADVESEAARSRRFRDLAAAGLPDPGTLLAEFDVLEQALPFNCEHAVPQTSFDRREPMRGDLHHQFTREVGDTPDDPWDRSGPVARAVLYFLVRYPGVVDDALVPDLIMCHERDPVTDHEQHRNAAIAEIQGNRNPFIDHPGWALDI
- a CDS encoding helicase-associated domain-containing protein, whose translation is MGRKSALAGWLRELDAPGLKDVLALRRDAADTRPRSLRALADELSTASSLRLAVEGLDRGCRDVLDAVLALSTAAGSVGAGAGEVGVDVLAESLRCNGKAGRAELKRALAELRARALVWPVGDLLCVAPNLRPTALEPPRRITPAPRTPRRVVQNRVFADRAATAFATSTVDGVTRLVDLCDGEVVSARGGVGVRELRRISALLRADEARTRLWLELAVEARLLAAADCDRRVVPTTRSDAWRGAPPSDRLAVLAKAWPRMVWQPGKSRPALADPLSCGDVTRRGVLEQYARLGEDEAFEHRHEVVAELAWTRPAFHSAVVTEAALVEAEAIGLVALGAVTALGRAVLAGRESEVADRFVPPAVTTALLRPDLTAVVGGLPDDEVSSVLDLAAEAAEGGWRFTGSSVRRALDAGHTPDRLLARLASIAEHGVPQPVERLVREVARRHGRISVTAVASCVRADDPELLTEIAGHRSLTPLSLQLLGPTVLASAKPADETLALLRAAGYAPTAEGVVDRTPRRRVEPPPRKVPAWRRWRASLTDQELGKLAVALLERERPRPRLMPPRVESKRLTTARLLRDQSLVLPDSEVVLLAEALVTRTSVEIAVADGPRTTIRHVITPVDHAAGNLTANGPHGEQREFLVGHIRSVRPVD
- a CDS encoding DUF2461 domain-containing protein, whose product is MEFTGFGEHAIDFFDGLVVDNSKAFWEDNKHVYQSDVRAPMEALLAELEPEFGKGKVFRPYRDVRFSKDKTPYKDHCGGVVELGRGGGAHYVQVGTAGLFVAGGSFAMASDQIARYRESVTDDLRGQALEKILRKLAKQGWELRGDKLKRAPKGVDPEHPRVELAKHKRLYVAKVWPPDDTLHEPECLDRVRTAWREVNPLVDWCADHIGVTEVGFR
- a CDS encoding VanZ family protein; amino-acid sequence: MGRRILPFVTAVLLSVIVLFTPQSGVPDSPPGTDKVVHTLLFALLAATGLWARLPVWPLLGGLVAYAAVSEVLQAVITALGRGGDVVDGLVDVLGIGLGWLVARRAFSGTRPR
- the pyk gene encoding pyruvate kinase codes for the protein MSRRAKIVCTLGPATATEDKVNELVAAGMDVARMNFSHGSHADHKQVYDLVRAASDRTGRAVGILADLQGPKIRLGRFAHGPVEWRTGDVVRVTVEDVEGTHDRVSTTYKQLAHDAKVGDRLLVDDGKVGLVVTDVEGPDVVCEVTEGGPVSNNKGLSLPGMDVSVPALSEKDIEDLEFALNLGVDFIALSFVRSPADIDLVHQVMDRVGHGRRPVIAKIEKPEAVDNLEAIVLAFDGVMVARGDLGVELPLEHVPLVQKRAIQIARENAKPVIVATQMLDSMITNSRPTRAETSDVANAVLDGADALMLSGETSVGRYAIETVRTMGRIIEAVETESVQVPPLTHVPRTKRGVISYAARDIGERLNAKALVAFTQSGDTVRRLARLHTHLPLLAFTPEQSVRSQLALTWGTETFLVPKVDSTDEMVRQVDQSMLNIGRYQPGDLVVVVAGSPPGTIGSTNLIRVHRLGEEDHA